Proteins found in one Labeo rohita strain BAU-BD-2019 chromosome 11, IGBB_LRoh.1.0, whole genome shotgun sequence genomic segment:
- the card19 gene encoding caspase recruitment domain family, member 19 isoform X2, producing the protein MTESFLEQLRIDSRFLKLDQRLDTELVDKLILQLNRIYPQILTDKEASKYRDLDVPTCIRLAELLSHLQDKGEEACREFYRAVHLHAEDVYFSLPTRLRLRDSGEPIAPIPSPKDRYVMNDHSPLFFLSCFSVAVGAALLYYYGESKQVSGSSSALGLAAMGLSRKVRDVLIWYTEDGK; encoded by the exons ATGACAGAGAGCTTTCTTGAACAACTGCGAATAGACAGCCGGTTTCTGAAACTGGATCAACGTCTCGATACAGAACTGGTGGATAAACTCATCCTGCAGCTCAACAGAATCTACCCACAGATCCTGACTGACAAGGAGGCCTCCAAA TACAGGGATTTGGATGTGCCTACGTGTATCAGGCTGGCGGAGCTGCTGTCTCATCTACAGGACAAAGGAGAGGAGGCATGTCGAGAGTTTTACCGCGCAGTGCACCTCCACGCGGAGGATGTTTATTTCAGCTTACCCACACGCCTCCGACTCAGAG ATTCTGGTGAACCCATCGCCCCAATCCCGAGTCCCAAGGACAGATATGTAATGAATGACCACA GTCCGCTTTTCTTTCTTAGTTGTTTCAGTGTGGCTGTAGGAGCAGCTCTGCTGTATTACTATGGTG AGTCCAAGCAAGTGTCAGGCTCCAGCAGCGCTCTTGGTCTGGCTGCGATGGGCCTTAGTAGAAAAGTGCGGGACGTTCTCATCTGGTACACGGAAGATGGAAAATAA
- the card19 gene encoding caspase recruitment domain family, member 19 isoform X1 → MGVSKTKDSRGHFKMGESFLEQLRIDSRFLKLDQRLDTELVDKLILQLNRIYPQILTDKEASKYRDLDVPTCIRLAELLSHLQDKGEEACREFYRAVHLHAEDVYFSLPTRLRLRDSGEPIAPIPSPKDRYVMNDHSPLFFLSCFSVAVGAALLYYYGESKQVSGSSSALGLAAMGLSRKVRDVLIWYTEDGK, encoded by the exons ATGGGCGTTTCCAAAACAAAAGACAGCAGAGGGCACTTCAAAATGGGAG AGAGCTTTCTTGAACAACTGCGAATAGACAGCCGGTTTCTGAAACTGGATCAACGTCTCGATACAGAACTGGTGGATAAACTCATCCTGCAGCTCAACAGAATCTACCCACAGATCCTGACTGACAAGGAGGCCTCCAAA TACAGGGATTTGGATGTGCCTACGTGTATCAGGCTGGCGGAGCTGCTGTCTCATCTACAGGACAAAGGAGAGGAGGCATGTCGAGAGTTTTACCGCGCAGTGCACCTCCACGCGGAGGATGTTTATTTCAGCTTACCCACACGCCTCCGACTCAGAG ATTCTGGTGAACCCATCGCCCCAATCCCGAGTCCCAAGGACAGATATGTAATGAATGACCACA GTCCGCTTTTCTTTCTTAGTTGTTTCAGTGTGGCTGTAGGAGCAGCTCTGCTGTATTACTATGGTG AGTCCAAGCAAGTGTCAGGCTCCAGCAGCGCTCTTGGTCTGGCTGCGATGGGCCTTAGTAGAAAAGTGCGGGACGTTCTCATCTGGTACACGGAAGATGGAAAATAA